Proteins from a single region of Blastopirellula marina:
- the cas9 gene encoding type II CRISPR RNA-guided endonuclease Cas9 (Cas9, originally named Csn1, is the large, multifunctional signature protein of type II CRISPR/Cas systems. It is well known even to general audiences because its RNA-guided endonuclease activity has made it a popular tool for custom editing of eukaryotic genomes.), translating to MITDAKSSKDELILGLDLGVASIGWALIAPQNKKRPIAAMGVRRFEAGVEGGAAKIEEGKATSRAKVRRDKRQVRRQGFRRARRLANLFYLFQQNGMLPAGPSKKPEERHAILQRMDAELGKKFTDRCNAHVVPYYLRASATDSNQDLSLLEIGRALYHLAQRRGFKTNLKAANDEEDGVVKQGIGQLYQEIEGANCQTLGQYFATLDPEQLRIRGRWTSRQMFLDEFELIWKTQAGSHPELTNELKEKVHHAIFFQRPLRSQKHLIGHCELETAKRRAPAASLEFQEFRYLQKLNDLTYWDEDCQPQQLSDQQREELITELEANGDLTFKGIRKVLNLKTSKQNPSLHIFNFEEGGDSKIPGNRTASKLSAILGTQWTSMPPVERGGLVDSILSFQSAPALRKHLVSKWGISDENAQRIVDCRFEDGFGSLSRKAISRLLPHMRQGLNYYQAENAEYPEARKMDAIYDRLPPVNVVFPSLRNPAVVRVLTELKKVVNALIRKYGQPTKIRIELARDLAKSNRQKQAIFKRNRENEKSRERAIKGLLAEMGEKYVTSGNVLKVRLAEECNWDCPYTGRRMEMATLVGENPQFDIEHIQPFSRSLNNSFLNKTLCYHEENRSRKKNRTPWEAYGETESWDEMLMRVKNFIGPARNKKLELFSAHAIEEGFAQRLLSDTQFVTKTAADYVGLLFGGRQDSDGKLRVEARTGMLVSYLRDVWQVNRILHGGNQKNRADHRHHAVDALVVACSTNGTVKQLSDAAKRAEELGIRHKFDDVELPWKNFIEDATTAVNEVIVSTRVHRKLNGQIHDESNFSPPCVDPENKKTYHRIRKPLSSLSANEVDAIIDPAVRDAVKTQLDRIGGVPAQAFKDEANLPYIRGRNGRFVPIKKVRIRSRILPKLVLGKGDSRRYVAPGNNHHAEFLLKFDNDKERAVWDFTVVSLYDSMLRSKKGQEGPCEVIQKDHGPGAKFMFSLVPGEHLEVEIEPGQRQVVRCLSFSDGDLELILPEDARPSTERKASRIRIRSAKRLTEIQPRKVLVDPIGQVFPAND from the coding sequence GTGATTACTGACGCGAAAAGTTCAAAAGACGAATTGATTCTTGGTTTAGACCTAGGCGTGGCATCTATTGGATGGGCACTGATTGCACCACAGAACAAGAAGCGGCCTATTGCGGCGATGGGAGTGCGGCGGTTTGAAGCCGGTGTTGAAGGCGGCGCCGCGAAGATTGAAGAAGGCAAGGCCACCAGTCGAGCAAAGGTACGGCGAGATAAACGCCAGGTCCGACGACAAGGCTTTCGCCGTGCTCGGCGCCTGGCGAACTTATTCTATTTGTTTCAGCAAAATGGCATGCTACCCGCTGGGCCTTCTAAGAAGCCTGAAGAAAGGCACGCGATATTGCAGCGAATGGATGCAGAATTAGGGAAAAAGTTTACCGATCGCTGCAATGCTCATGTCGTTCCCTACTATTTACGGGCATCTGCAACTGATTCCAATCAAGACTTGTCGCTGCTGGAAATTGGTAGGGCTCTCTATCATTTGGCTCAACGTCGAGGGTTTAAGACCAACCTCAAAGCAGCGAATGATGAAGAAGATGGAGTGGTCAAACAAGGCATTGGCCAGCTCTATCAAGAGATTGAAGGGGCTAACTGCCAAACCTTGGGGCAATACTTCGCTACGCTTGATCCCGAGCAGCTTCGCATCCGAGGCCGATGGACGTCTCGCCAGATGTTCTTGGATGAATTTGAGCTGATATGGAAGACGCAGGCTGGTTCTCATCCCGAATTGACGAATGAACTTAAAGAGAAGGTCCATCACGCGATTTTCTTTCAGCGTCCCTTGCGTTCTCAAAAGCATTTGATCGGACACTGCGAACTAGAAACAGCTAAACGGCGGGCACCTGCGGCAAGCCTCGAATTTCAGGAGTTTCGGTACCTCCAAAAACTCAACGACCTCACCTATTGGGATGAGGATTGCCAACCGCAACAACTCTCCGATCAGCAACGAGAGGAATTAATCACAGAATTGGAAGCAAATGGAGATCTTACGTTTAAAGGGATCCGCAAAGTCTTAAATCTCAAGACCTCGAAGCAGAACCCTTCGCTGCATATTTTCAATTTTGAGGAGGGGGGAGACTCCAAAATCCCCGGCAATCGTACAGCCAGCAAGTTGTCCGCGATTCTTGGTACCCAGTGGACCAGTATGCCGCCTGTCGAGCGTGGCGGACTAGTCGATTCAATTCTCAGCTTTCAGTCTGCTCCTGCACTTCGCAAGCACCTTGTATCGAAATGGGGAATCTCGGACGAAAACGCTCAACGGATTGTTGATTGTCGCTTTGAGGATGGATTCGGATCTCTGTCGCGCAAAGCAATCAGTCGGTTGCTTCCACACATGCGCCAAGGATTGAATTACTACCAGGCAGAGAACGCTGAATATCCCGAAGCCCGTAAAATGGATGCGATCTATGATCGACTGCCACCGGTCAATGTCGTTTTTCCTAGTCTTCGCAACCCAGCCGTTGTTCGCGTGCTGACCGAATTAAAGAAAGTAGTCAATGCGCTGATTCGTAAATACGGGCAGCCAACAAAGATTCGTATCGAGCTTGCTCGTGATTTGGCAAAGAGTAATCGACAAAAGCAAGCGATCTTCAAACGTAATCGTGAGAACGAAAAATCCCGCGAACGCGCCATCAAAGGCCTTTTGGCCGAAATGGGTGAAAAGTATGTCACATCAGGCAATGTCTTGAAGGTGCGACTGGCCGAGGAATGTAATTGGGACTGTCCTTACACAGGTCGTCGCATGGAAATGGCAACGCTTGTTGGAGAAAACCCACAGTTTGACATTGAGCACATTCAACCGTTCAGTCGCTCGTTGAACAATTCCTTCCTGAATAAGACTCTTTGCTATCACGAAGAGAACCGCAGTCGTAAGAAGAACCGTACGCCTTGGGAGGCGTATGGCGAAACGGAATCCTGGGATGAGATGTTGATGCGAGTCAAGAACTTTATCGGTCCCGCTCGCAACAAGAAATTGGAACTTTTCTCGGCTCATGCAATCGAAGAAGGCTTCGCGCAACGCCTTTTAAGTGACACGCAGTTTGTCACCAAGACGGCCGCTGACTATGTAGGGCTGCTCTTTGGCGGTAGACAGGATAGCGATGGCAAGCTTCGCGTTGAGGCGCGGACAGGCATGCTCGTCTCGTACCTGCGGGACGTTTGGCAAGTAAACCGAATACTTCATGGGGGCAACCAGAAGAATCGTGCTGATCATAGGCATCACGCGGTTGATGCATTGGTAGTTGCGTGTTCGACAAATGGAACCGTAAAGCAGTTGAGCGACGCGGCCAAACGTGCCGAAGAGCTTGGTATTCGGCATAAATTCGATGACGTTGAACTTCCCTGGAAGAACTTCATCGAGGATGCCACAACGGCGGTGAATGAAGTCATTGTCTCAACCCGTGTTCATCGTAAGCTCAACGGACAAATTCACGATGAATCGAATTTCAGTCCTCCTTGCGTTGACCCGGAAAACAAGAAGACGTATCACCGCATTCGCAAACCTCTCAGTTCTCTGAGTGCAAACGAAGTTGACGCGATTATTGATCCGGCAGTTCGCGACGCGGTGAAGACTCAACTTGATCGAATTGGAGGGGTACCTGCCCAAGCATTTAAGGATGAGGCAAACCTGCCGTACATTCGTGGGCGGAATGGAAGGTTCGTGCCAATTAAGAAGGTACGGATTCGCTCGCGAATTTTGCCAAAACTCGTTCTCGGCAAGGGGGACAGTCGGCGCTATGTGGCACCTGGCAACAATCATCATGCCGAGTTTCTCTTGAAGTTCGACAATGACAAGGAGAGGGCCGTTTGGGATTTCACGGTAGTATCGCTGTATGATTCGATGTTGCGATCTAAAAAGGGCCAGGAAGGCCCGTGCGAGGTAATTCAGAAAGATCACGGCCCAGGTGCGAAGTTTATGTTTTCGCTCGTGCCTGGAGAGCATCTTGAAGTCGAGATCGAGCCTGGGCAACGTCAGGTTGTTCGATGCCTGAGCTTTTCTGATGGAGATTTAGAGTTAATTCTTCCCGAAGATGCTAGGCCAAGTACTGAACGAAAAGCTTCGCGAATTAGAATAAGAAGTGCAAAACGACTGACCGAAATTCAACCACGGAAGGTTCTTGTCGACCCAATTGGACAAGTCTTTCCGGCTAATGATTGA
- a CDS encoding ABC transporter permease translates to MNLTWKLFIAHTRQQKVRFLLTALAMIFAIGVVLWVVSAYEAIASQFDEQTEGFVGNYSVFVVPKDADQHISSDVINAVASHPDVESANPVMQFRMMFRRAEELPEGENRSRRGLGRLGPSVVGTNATESRHPLLEGRWLDPTTETEAVVSSGVADALSLTPGDAIQFRTENREVVQLNVVGIVQQAEAGVEFAMTRTKGGAPGGVNRGPASLAAYVPRRIVPRLTGSADATNLIEVRLRPAKTADVLGDTIASASPALELLRMEDIRSKISSGFAAEGARNQAYFVTALSILASAFIIFTTLSMGVNERARQMAVLRAVGLRRSQVAWLVLVEALVFAIFGWVGGLAGGWILLQILANATPALFPNGVQLGVASILLTGLCSFLGALLASIFPIWKATRISPLEAMAPTPMRPRTSRWYMLATVVSLLLIAVNPLLVYAVTLPERLRFVLILLLGAPATVLGFALLAPLVVLGVERLLSPLIALMMRLQAGLVKSQLSTNMWRTTGIAASLMLGLGLYTATQVWGHSMLGGFMPGRWTPDTIVKFPSGLPLDQFERIHQVDGIDSKRCLKVAVEQTKLAGDPLNAAERDSAVRQDNVSLIGVDCEKAFSGDDPLFQLSFVQGSREEALAKLKEGRFCLVPDTFDRLAGLKVGDRITMIPPNRPKDPVEYTIAGIVSMPGSNWITKTTGIRRHFVRTAGIVLAPETEVREDFALPTLEYLWLDPKSDVTGEQLRENLKSIVAVGPAARPEASGPGGIGPGRRVGGFGRDELQVTSLENVRNSMRRRGGAAVGAMGWLPLITLLVVSLGIVNTMAASVRARRWEFGILRAVGLRRFGLVKLVISEAIMIGLVASGLSLAFGILTGWTCLGLVRYVSNQWFEGVSTPLVVPWSSLVFGYVLTFVLCFLAALWPAISSGRAEPLSLLQAGRAST, encoded by the coding sequence ATGAACCTGACTTGGAAACTTTTCATCGCTCACACGAGGCAGCAAAAGGTTCGTTTCCTTCTGACGGCCTTGGCGATGATCTTCGCAATCGGCGTCGTTCTGTGGGTGGTCTCCGCCTATGAAGCCATTGCCTCGCAATTTGACGAACAGACCGAAGGTTTCGTTGGAAACTATTCCGTTTTCGTCGTGCCGAAAGATGCTGACCAGCATATTTCCTCCGACGTGATCAATGCCGTCGCGAGTCATCCGGACGTTGAGTCCGCCAATCCGGTGATGCAATTCCGCATGATGTTTCGTCGTGCTGAAGAATTACCAGAAGGTGAGAATCGATCGCGTCGAGGTCTGGGGCGATTGGGGCCTAGCGTCGTAGGAACCAACGCGACGGAATCACGGCACCCGCTTCTGGAAGGGAGATGGCTCGATCCGACTACGGAAACCGAGGCCGTGGTCAGCAGCGGCGTTGCGGACGCGCTCTCGTTAACACCGGGAGATGCGATTCAGTTCCGCACCGAGAATCGAGAAGTGGTCCAGTTGAACGTTGTCGGTATCGTTCAACAAGCGGAAGCCGGGGTAGAATTCGCGATGACGCGAACCAAAGGGGGAGCTCCAGGTGGGGTTAACCGGGGACCAGCGTCACTGGCGGCATACGTTCCTAGACGGATTGTTCCTCGTTTAACCGGCTCGGCGGATGCCACGAACTTGATTGAAGTTCGCTTGCGGCCAGCCAAAACCGCGGACGTTCTGGGGGACACGATTGCATCCGCCAGCCCTGCCTTGGAATTGCTTCGCATGGAGGACATCCGCTCGAAGATATCGTCCGGGTTTGCAGCGGAAGGGGCGCGGAACCAGGCCTATTTTGTAACGGCCCTGTCCATCCTGGCATCAGCGTTCATAATCTTCACGACGCTCAGCATGGGAGTTAACGAACGTGCCCGACAGATGGCCGTGCTTCGCGCGGTGGGGCTTCGCCGATCGCAGGTTGCCTGGCTGGTATTGGTCGAGGCACTGGTTTTTGCCATCTTCGGCTGGGTTGGCGGCCTGGCAGGTGGCTGGATCTTGCTGCAGATACTTGCCAATGCCACGCCGGCACTGTTCCCAAACGGCGTGCAACTGGGAGTGGCAAGCATTCTGTTGACGGGACTTTGTTCATTTCTCGGAGCGTTATTGGCCTCAATTTTTCCCATCTGGAAAGCAACTCGCATCAGTCCGCTGGAAGCGATGGCTCCCACGCCGATGCGTCCCAGGACTTCGCGGTGGTATATGTTAGCTACGGTGGTCAGCTTGCTGCTGATCGCCGTCAATCCGTTGTTGGTTTATGCCGTGACGCTGCCCGAGCGGCTTAGGTTCGTATTGATTCTGCTGTTGGGTGCCCCGGCTACCGTCCTTGGTTTTGCACTTCTGGCCCCGCTAGTCGTTCTTGGTGTCGAACGGCTGTTAAGTCCGCTGATCGCCTTGATGATGCGGCTTCAAGCGGGACTCGTTAAAAGCCAGTTGAGTACCAACATGTGGCGGACTACAGGCATTGCCGCTTCGCTGATGCTGGGGCTGGGGCTCTATACGGCAACCCAGGTTTGGGGGCATTCCATGCTGGGTGGTTTTATGCCGGGACGTTGGACGCCTGACACGATCGTTAAATTCCCCAGCGGTCTGCCGCTGGATCAGTTTGAACGGATTCACCAGGTCGACGGAATCGATTCGAAGCGTTGTCTGAAAGTCGCGGTGGAGCAAACCAAGCTCGCTGGGGATCCGTTGAATGCCGCGGAACGCGATTCCGCCGTGCGACAAGACAATGTGTCTCTGATTGGAGTCGATTGCGAAAAGGCGTTCTCCGGCGACGATCCCCTGTTTCAACTCAGCTTCGTCCAAGGCAGCCGAGAGGAGGCACTCGCGAAACTGAAGGAAGGACGCTTCTGCCTGGTTCCTGATACGTTCGATCGACTGGCAGGGCTGAAGGTGGGAGACCGGATTACCATGATTCCCCCGAACCGCCCCAAAGATCCTGTCGAATACACAATCGCCGGTATCGTTTCGATGCCGGGTTCCAACTGGATAACGAAAACAACCGGCATTCGACGCCATTTCGTTCGGACGGCAGGCATTGTGTTGGCTCCTGAAACCGAAGTTCGGGAAGATTTCGCCTTGCCGACGCTTGAGTATCTGTGGCTGGATCCCAAGTCGGATGTGACAGGCGAGCAGCTTCGGGAGAACCTCAAGTCGATCGTTGCCGTAGGTCCCGCTGCCAGGCCCGAAGCAAGCGGGCCGGGAGGCATCGGGCCAGGACGCCGCGTCGGAGGATTTGGACGCGATGAATTGCAGGTCACGTCTCTTGAGAACGTTCGCAACAGCATGCGCCGCCGGGGCGGCGCCGCGGTTGGGGCAATGGGATGGCTTCCGTTGATCACGCTGCTGGTGGTCTCACTGGGTATCGTGAATACGATGGCCGCGTCCGTCCGCGCACGCCGTTGGGAGTTTGGCATATTACGAGCGGTGGGATTAAGGCGATTCGGTCTGGTCAAGCTTGTCATTTCGGAAGCGATTATGATTGGCCTGGTGGCCAGCGGGCTAAGCCTGGCCTTTGGTATCTTGACCGGGTGGACCTGCCTGGGGCTGGTTCGTTATGTCAGCAATCAATGGTTTGAGGGAGTGAGCACTCCGTTGGTGGTGCCTTGGTCCTCGCTCGTATTTGGTTATGTTCTCACGTTTGTGCTTTGCTTTCTGGCGGCGCTGTGGCCGGCGATCTCGTCCGGCAGGGCCGAACCGCTGTCGCTCCTGCAGGCCGGTCGCGCATCCACTTAG
- a CDS encoding ABC transporter permease gives MRKVLRLAWSFLWESPVRVALTITATAAATCLVIWIASGYDALEKTFDDYANLAMGRYELAVAPIEQKEEKFVPPEVLDDLRSDPVVANADPMWAVRAEVIPPKSASPAARDKDNSDNNGPPTGYGGGPNIRRPGSLPGTLLMITDAPEAPFEMLRGDWLSTEESDVPQVVVRTETAQRMGIDVGDMLTLKQNDQDHKLQVIGILDAPKLRGAGDSALPILAPSKGEIFLTQSAVERILTDTPKISLIAVSLKEETDINTFRFGWAPKLSSYATPVQFQQAFEVEEALDQSSSAANVRLQSFAATGVSMLVAFLVVLCTLSMGVNERIRQYAILRSLSFTRFQIAQLITLEGLFLGGLGFLTGLGISYLALLAVGMAASRVLDHGVTLGRHSVLLGMAATLGGAFIASIIPAYGATRVKPIDAMSPRVEDAGEEQFSRIGFLVGLVLIAVNPVLTFLVPPPFEAGIPVLMTIGFASMAIGFILISPAIVAGVDRWISPVLARWMGIDPKLLACQITSHLWRTVGASISLAVGVGLFIGIQVWGFTMLEGFIPGPWAPNALVQFNSGGLSRSEANAVVDIPGINPERSFPIVVEQPRMREDLTNSAERASVIRQDNIVLVGIDASRAFSGSDPFLKFEWVEGNPEEASKKLVSGRGCIVPDHFLRETGLKIGDTFALVPPENAKKVVAYEIAGAVKLPGWHWQTKLTGFRTRTHRAAALVFANYDPVARDFDLPQASHVWFDFASSDADPQQIQNLASQFYTKRVQMQGTGTTPMEEAEVSVIPVNQIRERTRGAARRWIWLVSQVPLIASLIASIGVLNVFLASVRARRWEFGVLRGIGITSSTIIRAVLAEGILIGIVAGILSVGFGIMCGWCGCGIAQYMSFFGGMQPDLVIPWEAVTIGLVGLIILATLSAAWPAYLIGKIRPLVLLQEGRGSF, from the coding sequence ATGAGGAAGGTTTTGCGTCTGGCCTGGTCGTTCCTCTGGGAGTCTCCCGTTCGCGTCGCTCTGACTATTACCGCCACGGCCGCGGCGACCTGCCTGGTGATTTGGATCGCCAGTGGTTACGACGCGTTAGAAAAGACGTTCGACGACTATGCCAATCTTGCCATGGGACGTTACGAGTTGGCCGTTGCTCCCATCGAACAAAAGGAAGAGAAGTTCGTCCCCCCGGAAGTGTTGGACGATCTTAGGTCCGACCCGGTCGTGGCGAATGCGGATCCGATGTGGGCCGTTCGCGCTGAAGTAATCCCGCCAAAATCGGCCAGTCCGGCAGCGCGCGATAAGGATAACTCCGATAACAATGGTCCACCCACTGGATATGGCGGCGGGCCAAACATCCGGCGCCCCGGTAGCCTGCCGGGCACATTGCTGATGATCACAGACGCCCCTGAAGCCCCGTTCGAGATGCTGCGAGGCGATTGGCTATCGACAGAAGAATCGGACGTTCCGCAAGTTGTCGTGCGAACGGAAACAGCCCAGCGGATGGGGATCGATGTAGGCGACATGCTGACGCTGAAGCAGAACGATCAAGACCATAAACTGCAGGTGATTGGAATTCTGGATGCCCCGAAGCTTCGAGGTGCAGGGGATTCCGCTTTGCCAATTCTCGCCCCCAGCAAAGGCGAGATCTTTCTGACTCAATCCGCGGTGGAACGCATTCTTACGGATACGCCTAAAATCAGCCTGATTGCCGTCTCTTTGAAGGAAGAGACCGATATCAACACTTTCCGTTTTGGATGGGCGCCGAAACTTTCGTCGTATGCGACGCCTGTCCAGTTTCAGCAAGCTTTCGAGGTGGAAGAGGCACTGGATCAGAGCTCCTCCGCGGCAAATGTTCGTCTTCAATCGTTCGCCGCAACGGGGGTTTCGATGTTGGTCGCATTTCTGGTGGTGCTTTGCACGTTGAGCATGGGGGTGAACGAACGTATCCGACAGTACGCCATTCTGAGATCGCTCTCATTCACCCGTTTTCAGATTGCTCAATTAATCACGCTGGAAGGTCTGTTTCTGGGTGGTCTTGGTTTCCTGACAGGGCTCGGCATAAGCTATCTGGCACTATTGGCCGTCGGTATGGCAGCATCGCGAGTGCTTGACCATGGCGTAACGCTGGGGCGGCACAGTGTGTTGCTGGGGATGGCGGCAACGCTGGGGGGCGCGTTCATCGCGTCAATCATCCCTGCCTATGGAGCAACCCGCGTGAAGCCGATCGATGCGATGTCACCACGGGTCGAAGACGCGGGAGAAGAGCAGTTTTCTCGAATCGGGTTCCTTGTCGGGCTCGTATTGATTGCCGTGAACCCGGTTCTAACATTTCTGGTTCCGCCGCCCTTCGAGGCAGGGATCCCGGTCCTGATGACCATCGGCTTCGCCTCGATGGCAATCGGTTTCATTCTGATTTCTCCAGCGATTGTGGCTGGAGTTGACCGATGGATAAGCCCCGTCTTGGCTCGTTGGATGGGAATTGATCCGAAGCTGCTGGCTTGCCAGATAACCAGCCATTTATGGCGAACGGTCGGGGCCTCGATTTCCCTGGCCGTCGGCGTTGGGCTGTTTATTGGAATTCAGGTTTGGGGATTTACGATGCTGGAAGGGTTTATCCCAGGGCCATGGGCGCCCAATGCCCTCGTACAATTCAATTCAGGCGGCCTTTCCCGCTCGGAAGCCAACGCTGTGGTGGATATTCCAGGAATCAACCCCGAGCGAAGCTTTCCGATTGTCGTCGAACAGCCTCGGATGCGGGAAGACCTGACCAACAGCGCCGAGCGAGCCTCCGTCATACGCCAGGATAATATTGTTCTTGTCGGCATCGATGCCTCCCGAGCATTTTCGGGAAGCGACCCTTTTCTAAAGTTCGAGTGGGTGGAAGGGAATCCCGAAGAGGCTAGTAAAAAATTGGTCTCCGGAAGAGGCTGCATCGTACCGGATCACTTTCTACGGGAAACGGGGCTGAAGATCGGCGATACATTTGCTTTGGTACCTCCTGAGAACGCGAAGAAGGTTGTCGCTTATGAAATCGCAGGGGCCGTCAAGCTTCCGGGCTGGCATTGGCAAACCAAGCTGACTGGTTTCCGCACCCGGACGCATCGCGCCGCCGCGCTCGTTTTTGCAAACTATGACCCCGTCGCGCGGGACTTCGACCTTCCCCAGGCATCGCATGTCTGGTTTGATTTCGCCTCATCGGACGCCGATCCCCAACAGATTCAGAATCTAGCCAGCCAGTTCTATACAAAGCGTGTCCAGATGCAGGGTACCGGCACGACGCCAATGGAAGAGGCCGAGGTAAGCGTTATCCCTGTCAACCAAATCAGAGAGAGAACGCGAGGAGCTGCCCGACGCTGGATCTGGCTCGTCAGTCAGGTACCTCTGATAGCGTCTCTGATCGCCAGTATCGGTGTGCTCAACGTTTTTCTGGCATCGGTACGTGCTCGCCGTTGGGAATTCGGTGTGTTGAGAGGCATTGGAATCACCAGTTCGACGATCATCCGTGCCGTGTTGGCCGAAGGCATTTTGATTGGAATTGTCGCTGGCATATTGAGTGTCGGCTTTGGCATTATGTGCGGCTGGTGTGGATGTGGCATCGCCCAATACATGAGCTTCTTTGGTGGCATGCAGCCCGATCTTGTAATCCCGTGGGAAGCCGTCACCATCGGCCTTGTGGGATTGATAATTCTGGCAACGCTGAGCGCTGCCTGGCCGGCGTATTTGATCGGCAAGATACGGCCGCTGGTCTTGTTGCAAGAAGGACGAGGTTCCTTTTGA
- a CDS encoding ABC transporter ATP-binding protein codes for MLSETTPPEETNQSTPLRADELVKTFRQGSNLVKALNGVSLSIQKGEFTAIMGPSGCGKSTLLHVMAGLTRPDSGAVWVEGEKLSSLSDAKLTDFRRRRIGLVFQQFNLVTALTALENVMLPLMAEGGRGSADAQDRARHLLDRLGLGDRLGHRPDAMSGGEQQRVAIARALVTDPAIILADEPTGSLDSGNGNAICSLLRELNQEEGRSIVMVTHEPAVAAWAGRVVVMKDGAVCSDWNADQFPDAQSLALRYQEIVSGQAAMGAV; via the coding sequence ATGTTGAGCGAGACAACCCCCCCGGAAGAAACGAACCAGTCGACACCTTTGCGTGCCGACGAACTCGTTAAGACTTTCCGACAAGGATCCAATTTGGTAAAGGCCTTAAACGGCGTTTCTCTCTCCATTCAAAAAGGTGAGTTCACCGCGATTATGGGGCCTAGTGGCTGCGGCAAGAGCACGCTGCTGCACGTGATGGCGGGCCTGACTCGGCCTGATTCCGGTGCGGTTTGGGTCGAAGGCGAAAAGCTATCGAGTTTGTCCGACGCAAAGCTGACCGATTTCCGTCGCCGCAGGATTGGACTGGTCTTCCAACAGTTCAACCTGGTTACCGCGCTCACCGCTCTCGAGAATGTGATGCTGCCTCTGATGGCGGAAGGGGGACGCGGTAGTGCAGACGCGCAAGATAGAGCCAGGCATTTGCTGGACCGGCTCGGCCTTGGCGATCGGCTTGGGCATCGGCCCGATGCCATGAGTGGCGGCGAACAACAACGCGTCGCGATCGCCCGGGCACTGGTTACGGACCCTGCGATTATCTTGGCGGACGAGCCAACCGGAAGTCTCGATTCCGGTAATGGCAATGCGATTTGCTCTTTGCTACGGGAACTTAACCAGGAGGAAGGGCGAAGCATTGTGATGGTGACCCATGAGCCTGCGGTTGCGGCTTGGGCCGGTCGCGTTGTTGTCATGAAAGATGGTGCCGTGTGTTCGGACTGGAACGCCGACCAATTTCCGGATGCCCAGTCCCTGGCACTCCGTTATCAAGAGATCGTCTCCGGCCAAGCCGCCATGGGGGCCGTATGA
- a CDS encoding ABC transporter ATP-binding protein yields MNSSSQTSPPLVVEGVRKQFRRSQTAITALNEVDLTAEAGQFIVIMGASGSGKSTLLHAIAGLTDVDAGKVLVNGQDLSELSDVRLTKFRGKEIGLVFQAFNLIPSLTAEDNIRLPAPASSHLSERVDQLLKRLNLQDRRLHKPGALSGGEQQRVAIARALICDPAILLADEPTGSLDYDAGQQICQLLHELSREQGRTIIAVTHEPNVAMWADRVVVMRDGKNVAEFTPDGSRDPQEVAMQYQSLLRRPMEAV; encoded by the coding sequence ATGAATTCCTCGTCCCAGACGTCTCCGCCCTTGGTGGTTGAGGGAGTCCGTAAACAGTTCAGGCGAAGTCAGACGGCCATCACCGCCCTCAACGAAGTCGACCTGACGGCTGAAGCGGGCCAGTTCATCGTCATCATGGGTGCCTCCGGATCCGGCAAGAGTACCTTGCTGCACGCAATCGCCGGCCTGACCGATGTGGACGCAGGAAAAGTTCTGGTGAACGGGCAGGACCTCTCCGAGCTCAGCGACGTTCGATTGACCAAATTTCGCGGAAAGGAAATCGGACTGGTCTTTCAGGCTTTCAATTTGATTCCCAGTCTGACCGCCGAAGACAACATTCGTCTGCCAGCCCCTGCCAGCAGCCATCTTTCCGAGCGTGTCGATCAGCTGCTAAAGCGGCTTAACCTGCAAGATCGACGGCTGCATAAACCTGGAGCTTTGTCGGGCGGAGAACAACAGCGTGTCGCCATCGCTCGGGCTCTGATCTGCGATCCGGCCATTCTTTTGGCGGACGAACCGACGGGAAGCTTGGACTACGACGCGGGACAACAGATCTGCCAACTTCTTCACGAGCTGTCGAGAGAGCAGGGGCGAACCATCATCGCAGTCACGCATGAGCCGAATGTGGCCATGTGGGCCGATCGTGTGGTCGTGATGCGGGACGGGAAGAACGTTGCTGAATTCACGCCTGACGGGTCTCGCGATCCGCAGGAGGTGGCCATGCAGTATCAAAGTCTACTGCGTCGTCCCATGGAGGCCGTTTAA